Proteins encoded in a region of the Nicotiana tomentosiformis chromosome 9, ASM39032v3, whole genome shotgun sequence genome:
- the LOC104110665 gene encoding exopolygalacturonase-like: MAMTTIGLVLILVLYSALVITCNAAVVGGLLPQPAGGNNIADQTIFNVLNFGAKPNSELISTQAFMRAWRAACDFNGRARLFVPPGVYNLAETIFSGPCKGTHPIIVQIAGTLKAVADVSEYSNFAWISFDSINGIIITGGGTLDAQGQALWQFNDCKSNSNCVHLPATLFFNGVENGKVMRLNLINSMGFHIHITNSYLVRFHALTIDAPENSPNTDGIHISKSNTIKLSRSVIRTGDDCVSFGQGATNVTVNKVTCGPGHGISIGSIGKLSGELEIRGLIVKNCTLRGTTNGIRIKTFAGANPNRAIGMMFSDIVMENVKNPIIIDQSYGDKSTEPSQVRISDVIYQNIRGTTISEVAVQLMCSARLPCLNVRLTNINLKHIANTPITSQCQNANVGYTGIQFPPPCHALSS; the protein is encoded by the exons ATGGCGATGACTACGATTGGTTTAGTCCTCATTCTTGTGTTGTATTCAGCTTTGGTTATTACGTGCAATGCAGCTGTAGTTGGTGGCCTTCTTCCTCAACCTGCAGGTGGCAATAATATTGCTGATCAAACCATTTTTAACGTCTTGAATTTTGGTGCCAAACCTAACTCAGAACTCATAAGCACACAG GCATTTATGAGGGCATGGCGAGCAGCATGTGATTTCAATGGGAGAGCAAGACTTTTTGTCCCACCTGGAGTATATAATCTAGCAGAGACCATATTTTCAGGACCATGCAAAGGAAcacatcctataattgttcaaaTTGCAGGAACCTTAAAAGCTGTGGCTGATGTTTCtgaatattcaaattttgcttgGATCTCTTTTGATTCAATTAATGGCATTATCATTACTGGTGGAGGCACTTTAGATGCTCAAGGCCAAGCTCTTTGGCAATTTAATGACTGTAAAAGCAATTCTAATTGTGTTCACCTCCCTGCT aCATTATTTTTCAATGGTGTAGAGAACGGAAAAGTGATGAGGCTGAATTTGATAAATAGCATGGGATTTCATATACATATTACTAATAGCTATTTAGTAAGGTTTCATGCCCTTACCATTGATGCTCCAGAAAACAGCCCAAATACTGATGGCATACACATAAGCAAATCTAACACTATAAAACTCTCCAGAAGTGTAATTAGAACAGGGGATGATTGTGTCTCATTTGGACAAGGAGCAACTAATGTGACCGTTAACAAAGTCACCTGTGGCCCTGGCCATGGCATTAG TATAGGTAGTATTGGTAAGTTGTCTGGCGAACTGGAAATTAGAGGACTCATCGTGAAGAATTGCACGTTGAGGGGCACAACAAATGGTATCAGAATTAAAACTTTTGCAGGGGCAAATCCTAACAGAGCAATAGGGATGATGTTCAGCGATATTGTCATGGAAAACGTTAAAAATCCAATCATCATTGATCAGAGTTATGGTGACAAATCCACCGAG CCATCACAAGTAAGAATAAGTGATGTAATTTACCAGAATATAAGGGGAACAACAATAAGTGAAGTAGCAGTGCAACTGATGTGCAGTGCACGACTCCCTTGCCTAAATGTTCGACTTACCAACATAAATTTGAAGCATATAGCAAATACGCCAATTACTTCGCAATGCCAAAATGCAAATGTTGGCTATACTGGCATCCAATTCCCACCTCCTTGCCACGCACTCTCTTCATAG
- the LOC104093151 gene encoding multiple organellar RNA editing factor 3, mitochondrial, translating to MALLATRRILASSIYRALSSPPSSSLSRFRFTLLLFFNPQYFPSSEQFVPTRPKSSGSGYSPLNDPSPNWSNRPPKETILLDGCDYEHWLIVLEFPDPKPSEEEMINAYVKTLAAVVGSEEEAKKKIYSVCTTTYTGFGALISEELSYKVKGLPGVLWVLPDSYLDVPNKDYGGDLFVDGKVIHRPQYRFNQNQGSRPRPRPRYDRRRETMQVERREPIQRGAWTPNQQPPAQPVSIEGQNFSHGTGGGPAGSQGNSG from the exons ATGGCGCTGTTAGCCACCAGGCGCATATTAGCTTCCAGCATTTACCGTGCACTCTCTTCACCCCCTTCATCATCATTATCTCGATTTCGTTTTACTCTTCTCCTTTTCTTCAATCCCCAGTACTTCCCATCATCAGAGCAATTCGTTCCCACTCGTCCCAAGTCATCCGGGTCGGGTTACTCGCCCCTCAATGATCCTTCACCGAACTGGAGCAACCGGCCGCCGAAGGAGACGATACTTTTGGATGGATGTGACTATGAGCATTGGCTGATTGTGTTAGAGTTTCCTGACCCTAAACCCTCGGAGGAAGAAATGATTAATGCATATGTCAAGACCCTTGCTGCCGTTGTCGGAAG TGAGgaagaagcaaaaaagaagattTACTCTGTTTGTACAACCACATACACAGGGTTTGGTGCTTTGATTTCTGAAGAGCTTTCCTACAAAGTTAAAG GTCTACCTGGTGTTTTGTGGGTCTTGCCAGATTCATATCTGGATGTCCCCAACAAGGATTATGGAG GGGATCTGTTCGTAGACGGAAAAGTCATCCATAGGCCACAATATAGATTTAATCAAAATCAAGGTTCTAGACCCAGGCCTCGACCTCGTTATGACAGGCGCCGGGAGACGATGCAAGTAGAAAGAAGAGAACCGATACAAAGAGGAGCCTGGACACCCAATCAGCAACCTCCTGCACAACCAGTGTCAATCGAAGGCCAGAATTTCTCTCATGGAACTGGAGGAGGTCCAGCAGGATCTCAGGGAAACAGTGGTTGA